From Pseudobdellovibrio exovorus JSS, a single genomic window includes:
- the gmk gene encoding guanylate kinase yields the protein MKTKMIIVAAPSGAGKSSFVERLAAEDSRLHDIITYTTREMRHHESHGKPYFFISREEFEKKITEGFFIEWAQVHTNMYGTSYEQIQLAWAKDKVVIMDIDIQGVETFKGKFPDAKTVFIMPPSIDELKRRVIKRDGGAPPDLDVRMKNAEKEMKKAHEFDVQIINDDFERSYAEFKKIVENWIA from the coding sequence ATGAAGACGAAGATGATCATAGTGGCTGCACCCAGCGGCGCAGGAAAAAGCAGTTTTGTTGAGCGCCTAGCGGCTGAAGATAGTCGTTTACATGATATTATTACCTATACGACTCGTGAAATGAGACATCATGAAAGTCATGGAAAGCCTTATTTCTTTATTTCCCGTGAAGAGTTCGAAAAAAAGATCACAGAAGGTTTCTTTATCGAGTGGGCTCAGGTTCATACGAATATGTATGGAACGTCTTACGAGCAAATCCAGCTAGCATGGGCTAAGGATAAGGTGGTCATTATGGACATCGATATCCAAGGGGTAGAGACGTTCAAAGGTAAATTCCCTGACGCCAAAACTGTGTTTATTATGCCTCCGTCCATTGACGAACTGAAGCGACGCGTTATAAAACGAGACGGTGGAGCGCCACCAGATCTTGATGTTCGCATGAAAAATGCCGAAAAAGAGATGAAAAAGGCGCACGAGTTCGATGTTCAGATCATCAACGATGACTTCGAAAGATCCTACGCTGAATTCAAAAAAATAGTTGAGAATTGGATAGCTTAG
- a CDS encoding YicC/YloC family endoribonuclease, whose amino-acid sequence MKSMTGFGNFRTQNNEVSIEVSIRAVNGRFLETRFHLPRGYFPYEIELKKKFSSSVLRGTADVYVLRKTKSSVSSGRISVNLKLAHEYLKAFKKLSSELRLNENVRLEQISKQPEVIQFEESDAISANELSLLKKAFEGALKKFDAERVREGAALKKDLQKNLKDLQKHIGRVSKMRDEANKLLQERFESKVKSRLPKEVAGQQMDPQRISQEIVIQLEKADINEEITRLTEHIKNFDKLIEMPVVEGKKLDFYTQELLREVNTIGSKSQVAGITESVVEAKTLIERIREQVQNIE is encoded by the coding sequence ATGAAAAGTATGACCGGTTTCGGTAATTTCCGAACACAAAACAATGAAGTTTCCATTGAAGTCAGTATTCGCGCGGTGAATGGAAGATTTTTAGAAACCAGATTTCATCTTCCTCGAGGTTACTTTCCTTACGAAATAGAACTCAAAAAGAAATTTTCCAGCAGTGTGCTTAGAGGCACTGCGGATGTTTACGTTTTACGTAAAACGAAAAGTTCAGTGAGTAGCGGACGAATTTCTGTGAATTTGAAATTGGCTCACGAATATTTAAAAGCTTTTAAAAAATTATCATCTGAGCTGCGTTTAAATGAAAATGTTCGTTTAGAGCAAATCAGCAAACAGCCGGAAGTGATTCAGTTTGAAGAGTCAGATGCCATCTCGGCTAATGAGTTGAGCTTATTAAAAAAAGCTTTCGAAGGTGCATTGAAAAAGTTTGATGCAGAAAGAGTGCGTGAAGGTGCAGCACTTAAAAAAGATCTACAGAAAAACTTAAAAGATTTGCAAAAACACATTGGCCGCGTCTCAAAGATGAGAGATGAGGCAAATAAGCTTTTACAAGAGCGATTTGAGTCGAAAGTGAAGTCACGTCTTCCTAAAGAAGTGGCAGGCCAGCAAATGGATCCACAACGCATTTCACAAGAGATTGTAATTCAGTTAGAAAAAGCCGATATCAATGAGGAAATAACACGATTAACGGAACACATTAAGAACTTCGATAAGTTGATTGAGATGCCAGTCGTAGAAGGTAAGAAACTGGATTTCTACACTCAAGAGCTTCTGCGTGAAGTGAATACCATCGGTTCAAAAAGTCAGGTGGCCGGAATTACGGAATCTGTTGTTGAAGCAAAAACATTAATCGAACGTATTAGAGAGCAAGTACAGAATATCGAATGA
- the miaA gene encoding tRNA (adenosine(37)-N6)-dimethylallyltransferase MiaA — protein sequence MDESIKSSKDLKCIFVVGPTASGKSAWALEQAQRYGGVIVNIDSVQFYKGLIVGAAAPSESEKKLAPHFLYSYVEAPNEMTAGGYLRDFYQLIEQQNFRGPVFIVGGTGFYIQALEKGMFDVVSIPQEFREEIEKELHERGAEALHAELLKLDPSSKIHVNDHFRLVRAIEIIRYTGKTTSDLKSTPEKNKNALPYNFIKVGFDFDKSDYVTRVQMRTDKMIAEGIIEETQNFLQQGHDTWAPLSSVGYRQTVEFIQEGKSREWLSEAIQQGTMQLIKKQKTWFKRDDSILWSKQDKQSLDLLQQKLDQFLS from the coding sequence TTGGACGAATCAATTAAGAGTTCAAAAGATCTTAAGTGTATTTTTGTCGTGGGGCCGACGGCTTCTGGTAAGAGCGCATGGGCTCTTGAGCAGGCTCAGCGCTATGGTGGAGTTATTGTTAATATCGACAGCGTGCAGTTTTATAAAGGATTGATTGTAGGAGCGGCGGCTCCTAGCGAGTCTGAGAAAAAATTAGCACCTCATTTCCTGTATTCTTATGTTGAGGCTCCAAATGAAATGACGGCCGGAGGATATCTTCGGGATTTCTATCAACTTATTGAACAGCAAAACTTTCGGGGACCTGTTTTTATTGTGGGTGGAACGGGTTTTTATATTCAGGCCTTAGAAAAAGGTATGTTTGACGTTGTTTCAATACCACAAGAGTTCCGTGAAGAAATAGAAAAAGAGTTACACGAGCGTGGAGCCGAAGCTTTACATGCAGAGCTATTGAAATTAGATCCCAGCAGTAAAATCCATGTGAATGATCATTTTCGCCTAGTGCGCGCTATCGAGATCATTCGCTATACAGGTAAAACAACATCGGATCTGAAATCGACTCCGGAAAAAAATAAGAATGCACTTCCGTATAACTTTATAAAAGTGGGATTTGATTTTGATAAGTCAGATTATGTGACGCGCGTACAAATGCGCACAGATAAAATGATCGCTGAGGGAATCATTGAAGAGACGCAGAATTTTCTTCAGCAAGGCCACGACACGTGGGCGCCGTTAAGTAGTGTGGGATACCGTCAAACTGTTGAATTTATCCAAGAAGGCAAGTCACGTGAGTGGCTCAGTGAAGCTATTCAGCAAGGCACCATGCAGCTTATCAAGAAGCAAAAGACATGGTTCAAGCGTGATGACTCAATACTTTGGTCCAAACAAGATAAACAGAGCCTCGATTTATTACAGCAAAAGCTAGATCAGTTTCTATCTTGA
- the mutL gene encoding DNA mismatch repair endonuclease MutL yields MSIQVLSSEIVNQIAAGEVVERPSHLVKELMENSLDAQSDQITVEVSEGGRFVRVQDNGSGIFSSDLEKALQRHATSKITQTDDLWNLHTFGFRGEALASAAAVSQLTLKSIHKTEKKPSQIESVFGKVAGVKPSSQSAGTEIQIENLFENVPARLKFLKSESSEISQIKSVFKALALAHHGVEFKLIANGQLQLFYPKRATRLERAADVLEKKVLFEAQSQNSSFNCHVVFSSPHDVARTSKQIWVFAQNRWVQDRAIITAVMDAYRSLLMHGEYPYAVVWLECKPDEIDVNIHPTKSQIKFQDPSGAFRAVHHCLRQALEKAPWIPQNLKVDMQADIARANAGDGSPFFAESQTLKFTDHTLEQTHFKSKSFASTAEEANNSSSAFSVTSFSVPYQERAEIGVESRVMDSVSTEGRQTNEVRGYWSSLQVLGQANLTYIICQKEDRLVFVDQHAAHERVVYESLMRSWKNNNFQVQSYLFPLAIDLSEEKLEVLLKNSEEIQKMGFEIEQLGPESLGIKSAPHLIKDSSLPVVFERMAQDLLNSGGSFAIEKKISDLFATMACHSVIRAGQSLSIAEIQQLLQSMDEFALSSFCPHGRPVSVEKTFTELEKLFGRIN; encoded by the coding sequence ATGTCGATACAGGTTTTATCCTCTGAAATTGTCAATCAGATTGCTGCTGGGGAAGTGGTTGAACGTCCATCACACTTAGTTAAGGAGTTGATGGAAAATAGCCTTGATGCCCAAAGTGATCAAATCACGGTTGAGGTTTCTGAAGGCGGACGTTTTGTGCGGGTACAAGATAATGGTTCCGGTATTTTTTCATCTGATCTTGAAAAAGCTTTGCAGCGACATGCGACGAGCAAGATCACTCAGACAGACGATCTTTGGAATTTACATACATTTGGATTCCGCGGTGAAGCCCTAGCCAGTGCGGCAGCGGTGTCACAGCTTACGCTAAAAAGCATTCATAAAACAGAGAAAAAACCTTCACAGATTGAATCAGTCTTTGGAAAAGTAGCTGGAGTGAAGCCGAGCTCTCAATCGGCGGGGACTGAAATTCAAATTGAGAATCTATTTGAAAATGTGCCGGCGCGTTTGAAGTTTTTGAAATCAGAATCCAGCGAAATTTCGCAGATTAAATCTGTTTTTAAAGCCTTGGCTTTAGCGCATCATGGGGTTGAGTTTAAGCTTATCGCCAATGGGCAATTGCAATTATTTTACCCTAAAAGAGCGACTCGTCTAGAACGAGCCGCTGACGTTTTGGAAAAGAAAGTTTTGTTTGAGGCTCAAAGCCAGAATTCGTCGTTTAACTGCCATGTTGTCTTTTCATCTCCGCATGATGTGGCTCGTACTTCCAAACAGATATGGGTCTTTGCACAAAACAGATGGGTACAAGATCGTGCCATTATTACGGCGGTTATGGATGCCTACCGCAGTTTATTGATGCACGGAGAGTATCCTTACGCCGTTGTTTGGCTTGAGTGTAAACCGGATGAAATCGATGTGAACATTCATCCCACAAAATCGCAGATTAAGTTTCAAGATCCGTCTGGAGCCTTCCGTGCTGTACATCATTGCTTACGACAAGCTTTAGAAAAAGCTCCGTGGATTCCGCAGAATCTTAAAGTGGATATGCAGGCAGATATAGCTCGCGCCAATGCAGGTGACGGAAGCCCCTTCTTTGCAGAATCGCAAACTTTAAAGTTTACAGATCACACGTTAGAACAAACACATTTTAAAAGTAAAAGTTTTGCCTCCACAGCTGAGGAAGCAAATAACTCCTCATCTGCGTTCTCTGTGACTTCTTTTTCGGTGCCCTATCAAGAGCGAGCTGAAATAGGAGTTGAATCGCGAGTGATGGATTCGGTCTCTACAGAGGGTCGTCAGACAAACGAGGTGCGTGGTTACTGGTCCTCTTTGCAGGTTTTGGGACAAGCGAATCTCACTTACATCATTTGTCAGAAAGAAGATCGCCTAGTATTCGTGGATCAGCACGCGGCTCACGAGCGAGTGGTTTATGAGTCTCTGATGCGCTCGTGGAAAAACAATAACTTCCAAGTGCAGAGCTATTTATTTCCTTTGGCGATTGATCTGTCTGAAGAAAAATTAGAAGTGCTACTTAAAAACTCTGAAGAAATTCAGAAGATGGGATTTGAAATCGAGCAGTTGGGCCCAGAGTCATTAGGTATCAAATCGGCTCCACATCTTATAAAAGATTCTTCTTTGCCTGTTGTTTTTGAACGGATGGCGCAGGATTTGTTAAACAGCGGTGGCAGTTTTGCTATCGAAAAAAAGATTTCAGATTTATTTGCAACGATGGCTTGTCACTCTGTTATCAGAGCCGGACAAAGCCTTAGCATAGCCGAGATACAACAGCTTCTACAGTCCATGGATGAATTTGCTTTATCTAGCTTCTGTCCCCATGGTCGACCTGTTTCTGTGGAAAAGACCTTCACTGAATTGGAAAAGCTTTTTGGACGAATCAATTAA
- a CDS encoding SH3 domain-containing protein, translating into MRYLALLCFFVLSQPLLAAQNATIIGSEVEIYKAGDFDSEIIDYVRSGEAYQISDKTYGPFYRIRLKDGRIGYIVDYELDIEGKGRIVPKDLDDLLLEEERQRQGQMPDTPSRSNEEEEFNDFNSGYGGITVQLINYHEKTMGDEQIADLIAIGYKSISLVSWSVIGSYGAPKYYAQKTGGSANGFKLWGDFGFSSSVITYPKGEVRVGGGLFTHVSMLTVETPQRKYDLHDVTGGLFLEGGWLIKLNKKNAIDVAIKYYFDKASYAGFGLSYLF; encoded by the coding sequence GTGAGATACCTAGCATTGCTCTGTTTTTTTGTTTTATCTCAACCTCTTTTGGCCGCACAAAATGCGACAATTATCGGATCCGAGGTTGAAATCTATAAGGCCGGAGATTTTGACTCTGAGATCATCGATTACGTTCGTTCTGGGGAAGCCTATCAAATTTCAGATAAGACTTACGGACCTTTCTATCGCATTCGCCTAAAGGATGGTCGTATTGGTTACATCGTGGATTACGAACTCGATATTGAGGGTAAGGGCCGAATTGTTCCTAAAGATTTAGACGATCTGCTTCTGGAAGAAGAGCGGCAACGGCAGGGTCAGATGCCTGATACTCCTTCGCGTAGCAATGAAGAAGAAGAGTTTAATGACTTCAACTCGGGATATGGTGGCATCACCGTTCAATTGATTAATTACCATGAAAAAACAATGGGAGATGAGCAAATCGCCGATCTTATAGCGATTGGGTATAAGTCGATCTCATTGGTTTCTTGGAGTGTTATTGGTTCCTATGGAGCCCCCAAATACTACGCGCAGAAGACCGGCGGATCTGCCAATGGTTTTAAACTCTGGGGGGACTTCGGTTTTTCAAGTTCGGTGATCACTTATCCTAAAGGGGAAGTTCGGGTTGGCGGTGGTTTGTTCACACATGTATCCATGCTGACAGTTGAAACTCCACAAAGAAAATATGATCTGCATGATGTGACTGGCGGGCTTTTCTTAGAGGGTGGTTGGCTTATTAAACTCAATAAGAAAAATGCGATTGATGTGGCGATCAAATATTATTTTGATAAAGCCAGCTACGCAGGCTTTGGTTTGTCGTATTTGTTTTAG
- a CDS encoding YIP1 family protein, with product MRDVTPNQQATIDLKDLVRYLIEFIKHPTQKISQLPNWNWPSLFAFHLLLAILSGVIAGLLKLNILRVLFGLFLMPIISTLSALLMSLFLYYYFQFFENKTESFRKIFTLVALSSVPFYLFQTLSEYFAPISLIGFAFTSLLGVIGLCDNFRVERKRAYQLIGTVFGLVVLLWLANQFI from the coding sequence ATGAGAGACGTTACACCCAATCAGCAAGCTACCATTGATTTAAAAGATCTTGTTCGATATCTGATTGAGTTCATCAAACATCCCACTCAAAAAATCTCTCAACTTCCCAACTGGAATTGGCCAAGTCTTTTTGCATTTCATCTTCTGCTGGCCATTCTATCAGGAGTCATCGCAGGTCTACTAAAACTGAATATCCTAAGAGTTCTTTTTGGGCTCTTTTTGATGCCCATCATTTCAACCCTTAGCGCCCTTCTGATGAGTCTTTTTCTTTATTACTATTTTCAATTTTTTGAAAATAAGACGGAAAGCTTCCGCAAGATTTTCACCTTGGTCGCTCTGTCTTCAGTTCCTTTTTATTTATTTCAGACTTTATCTGAATACTTTGCACCGATTTCACTTATCGGCTTCGCCTTCACTTCATTACTAGGAGTGATCGGACTTTGTGATAATTTCAGAGTGGAACGTAAGCGTGCCTATCAGCTGATAGGCACTGTTTTCGGTCTTGTTGTTCTGCTTTGGTTAGCAAATCAATTTATTTAG
- the dut gene encoding dUTP diphosphatase has protein sequence MKVKIKKWEHYKGELPAYQSAGASGFDVRAQLSGDSITLKKGERVMIPTGLSFEIPFGYEIQSRPRSGWAAKHGLTLMNSPGTIDADYRGEVKIILVNLGQEDIVIQDQDRCAQLVICPIYQAQFEVVEELGDTARGAGGFGSTGKT, from the coding sequence ATGAAAGTCAAAATTAAAAAATGGGAACATTATAAAGGTGAATTGCCAGCGTATCAGTCAGCAGGAGCTAGTGGTTTTGATGTGCGTGCACAACTAAGTGGTGATTCTATCACGTTAAAAAAAGGTGAGCGTGTGATGATTCCGACAGGGTTGTCATTCGAGATTCCTTTCGGATACGAGATTCAATCGCGACCACGCAGTGGTTGGGCAGCTAAACATGGCTTAACCTTGATGAATTCCCCAGGCACTATTGATGCTGACTATCGTGGTGAAGTTAAAATTATCTTAGTGAACCTAGGGCAAGAAGATATTGTGATTCAAGATCAAGATCGCTGTGCTCAGTTGGTGATTTGTCCGATCTATCAAGCGCAATTTGAAGTTGTCGAAGAACTTGGCGATACCGCACGTGGTGCAGGTGGCTTTGGTTCTACAGGGAAAACATAA
- a CDS encoding M16 family metallopeptidase produces MDVFKKSVLPNGVRIVTEHHPHSKSVSIGVWVLTGTRDEKPEEVGISHFVEHLVFKGTKTRNAYQIAKSLESLGGELNAYTTREYTNYHCTVLKEDWRIGLEVLADLVCNMKISQKDFDLEKKVILQEIAMCDDLPEELIYDYFYEGVYKNHPLSRQILGQAETITKMTQKKIFEFYRHFYQGKNLIISAAGPLEHDQLVIECQRLFKNRKKFSAKSNRRAPRWKRYRKIFERDMEQAHVLVGLPSTSFNDKFRFEALVLNSLLGGGMTSRLYQAIREKQGLAYTVFSSLNTNVDSGNISVYAGTDSANVKKVMQIIKDEFAKLKKQGVRSSDLTLFKTQVRGQLLMGSDDIENRMSSLGVNEMVFERYKPVSNVIEEIEKISVESMNQYIAKYLDLDKMSVVLMGPNLQGHQQWLQDFDFSKN; encoded by the coding sequence ATGGACGTATTTAAGAAGTCAGTTTTACCTAACGGAGTGCGGATTGTGACTGAACATCATCCGCACTCAAAGTCAGTGTCGATCGGAGTTTGGGTTCTAACTGGAACTCGCGATGAAAAACCAGAAGAAGTTGGAATCTCTCACTTCGTAGAGCATCTGGTTTTTAAAGGCACGAAAACTCGTAATGCCTATCAAATTGCAAAATCATTAGAATCTTTGGGTGGAGAGTTAAATGCTTACACCACACGTGAATACACGAACTACCATTGTACAGTTTTAAAAGAAGACTGGAGAATTGGTTTAGAGGTATTGGCTGATCTTGTTTGTAATATGAAAATCTCGCAAAAGGATTTCGACTTAGAAAAGAAAGTCATTTTGCAAGAGATCGCGATGTGTGACGATCTGCCAGAAGAATTGATCTATGACTACTTCTATGAGGGGGTTTACAAAAATCATCCTTTAAGTCGTCAAATATTAGGGCAGGCAGAAACAATCACGAAGATGACTCAGAAGAAGATATTTGAGTTCTATCGTCATTTCTATCAAGGTAAAAATTTGATTATCAGTGCCGCTGGTCCTTTAGAGCATGATCAGTTGGTTATTGAGTGTCAGCGTCTATTTAAGAATCGCAAGAAATTTTCAGCGAAGAGCAATCGCCGTGCTCCTCGATGGAAACGCTATCGTAAAATATTTGAACGGGACATGGAACAGGCCCATGTTTTAGTGGGATTACCTTCTACGAGCTTTAACGATAAATTTCGCTTTGAAGCTTTGGTTTTGAATTCATTGTTGGGTGGGGGAATGACCTCACGTCTGTATCAAGCCATTCGTGAAAAACAGGGCTTGGCGTATACAGTGTTTTCTAGTCTAAACACGAATGTGGATTCAGGTAATATCTCTGTTTATGCAGGGACTGATTCTGCGAATGTGAAAAAAGTCATGCAGATTATTAAAGATGAATTTGCGAAACTTAAAAAACAAGGGGTGCGCAGTAGCGATCTGACGTTATTTAAGACACAGGTGCGCGGCCAGCTTCTAATGGGATCTGATGATATTGAAAACCGCATGTCTTCTTTAGGAGTCAATGAGATGGTTTTCGAGCGCTACAAGCCAGTGAGTAATGTCATTGAAGAAATAGAAAAGATATCTGTAGAGTCGATGAATCAGTATATTGCAAAATACTTAGACCTAGACAAGATGTCGGTCGTATTGATGGGGCCTAACTTGCAAGGCCATCAGCAATGGCTTCAAGATTTCGATTTTTCAAAAAATTAA
- the pnp gene encoding polyribonucleotide nucleotidyltransferase yields the protein MINTVTTTIAGQQIKIETGRLAKQSDGSVLVSSGNNMVLVTAVSARQAKPDQGFFPLSVEFIEKFYAIGKIPGGYFKREGKPSTESVLNARIIDRPIRPLFPEGYMNDTQIVATVLSADGAFPVEILASLGASAALHISDIPFGGPTAACMVGRVDGQFIANPTPEQKAKSDMNIIVSGTKNGILMVEGEAQFISEADALAALKFGHQSLLPLLQIQEELREKTGSVPKRAFVPAVIDADFKTAAESLLTPLIEKAMSMKVKQERYAAFDAAKTTAKEALVQNIADDKLKSQREKELSNIVEDVKYKVARAMILDKGSRIDGRDLKTVRSISNEVGILPRAHGSGLFTRGETQCLGTVTLGTADDEQSIEALEGSYKKKFLLHYNFPPYSVGETGRFGGQGRREIGHGNLAERAIKAVIPDHVNFPYTIRIVGEVLESNGSSSMGTVCASTLALLDAGVKIKGNVAGIAMGLIKEGDRVAVLSDILGDEDHLGDMDFKVAGTANGITAVQMDIKIDSVSFAVMETALNQAREGRLHILNEMEKVINVPRGQISEFAPRIETIKIKPDKIREVIGSGGKTIRSITEQTGVKIEIQDDGTINIASADPAATKKAIAIIEAICAEAEVGKTYQGKVIKIAEFGAFVEILPNTQGLLHISEIANERVRQVTDVLKEGEMVDVKVLEVDRAGRIKLSRKALLQ from the coding sequence ATGATCAACACAGTCACCACTACAATTGCAGGACAGCAAATTAAAATCGAAACAGGAAGACTGGCGAAACAATCTGATGGATCTGTTTTAGTTTCTTCTGGTAACAACATGGTTCTTGTTACAGCTGTTTCCGCTAGACAAGCGAAGCCGGATCAAGGTTTCTTTCCACTTTCTGTAGAGTTCATCGAAAAATTCTATGCGATTGGTAAAATCCCAGGCGGTTACTTTAAACGTGAAGGTAAACCATCAACAGAATCTGTTTTAAATGCACGTATTATCGATCGCCCAATTCGTCCATTGTTTCCTGAAGGATACATGAATGACACTCAAATCGTAGCGACTGTATTGAGTGCTGATGGTGCGTTCCCAGTAGAAATTTTAGCTTCATTAGGAGCCTCTGCTGCTTTGCACATTTCTGATATTCCGTTCGGTGGTCCAACGGCGGCATGTATGGTTGGCCGTGTAGACGGACAATTCATTGCGAATCCAACACCAGAGCAAAAAGCTAAATCTGATATGAACATCATCGTATCAGGAACTAAAAATGGTATCTTGATGGTAGAAGGTGAAGCTCAATTCATCTCTGAAGCAGACGCCTTAGCTGCATTGAAATTCGGTCACCAATCATTATTGCCATTATTACAAATTCAAGAAGAGTTACGCGAAAAAACAGGATCTGTACCTAAACGTGCATTTGTTCCTGCGGTTATCGATGCTGACTTCAAGACAGCGGCTGAGAGCTTATTGACTCCGCTAATTGAAAAAGCGATGTCGATGAAAGTTAAACAAGAGCGCTACGCTGCTTTTGATGCTGCGAAAACTACGGCTAAAGAAGCTTTAGTACAAAATATCGCTGACGATAAATTGAAATCTCAAAGAGAAAAAGAATTAAGCAACATCGTTGAAGATGTGAAGTACAAAGTAGCTCGTGCTATGATTTTAGATAAAGGCTCTCGTATTGATGGCCGCGATTTGAAAACTGTACGTTCTATCTCTAACGAAGTAGGTATCTTACCTCGTGCGCACGGCTCTGGCTTATTCACTCGTGGCGAAACGCAATGTCTTGGTACTGTAACTTTAGGTACTGCGGATGATGAACAATCAATCGAAGCACTAGAAGGCAGCTACAAGAAAAAATTCTTATTGCATTACAACTTCCCTCCATACTCTGTTGGTGAAACAGGTCGTTTTGGTGGTCAAGGCCGTCGTGAAATCGGTCATGGTAACTTGGCTGAACGCGCGATCAAAGCTGTTATCCCAGATCATGTTAACTTCCCATATACAATCCGTATCGTAGGCGAAGTACTTGAAAGTAATGGTTCAAGCTCAATGGGAACTGTGTGCGCCAGTACATTAGCTCTATTAGATGCAGGTGTTAAAATTAAAGGTAACGTAGCGGGTATCGCGATGGGTCTGATTAAAGAAGGTGATCGCGTAGCGGTTCTTTCTGATATCTTGGGTGATGAAGATCACTTAGGTGATATGGACTTTAAAGTTGCGGGTACAGCTAATGGTATTACAGCAGTTCAAATGGATATCAAAATTGACTCTGTAAGTTTTGCCGTAATGGAAACAGCGTTGAATCAAGCTCGTGAAGGTCGTTTACACATCTTGAACGAGATGGAAAAAGTGATCAACGTACCTCGTGGTCAGATCTCTGAATTTGCTCCAAGAATTGAAACTATCAAAATCAAACCAGACAAAATCCGTGAAGTTATCGGTTCTGGTGGTAAAACAATCCGCAGCATCACTGAACAAACAGGTGTTAAGATTGAAATCCAAGATGATGGTACGATCAATATCGCCTCGGCTGATCCAGCAGCTACGAAGAAAGCTATTGCTATCATCGAAGCTATCTGTGCTGAAGCTGAAGTTGGTAAGACTTACCAAGGTAAGGTTATCAAAATCGCAGAATTTGGTGCCTTCGTTGAAATCTTGCCAAATACACAAGGTCTTTTACACATCTCTGAAATCGCCAATGAAAGAGTTCGTCAAGTGACGGATGTTCTTAAAGAGGGCGAAATGGTTGATGTGAAAGTTCTTGAAGTAGATCGCGCAGGTCGTATCAAACTTTCTCGTAAAGCTTTATTACAGTAA
- the rpsO gene encoding 30S ribosomal protein S15, with protein MAVTKVQKAEILKKFKTSDLDTGSPEVQVALLTARINEMSGHFQTHKKDNHGRMGLIRAVNQRRKLLDYLKSKDQSRYEKLIAALDIRK; from the coding sequence ATGGCCGTTACAAAAGTACAAAAAGCCGAAATTTTAAAAAAATTCAAAACATCTGATTTGGATACAGGTTCACCTGAAGTTCAAGTTGCCTTGTTAACTGCAAGAATCAACGAAATGTCAGGACACTTCCAAACACACAAGAAAGACAATCACGGTCGTATGGGTCTAATCCGCGCGGTTAACCAACGTCGTAAATTGTTAGACTACTTAAAATCAAAAGACCAAAGCCGTTATGAAAAACTAATCGCGGCACTTGATATCCGTAAGTAA
- the truB gene encoding tRNA pseudouridine(55) synthase TruB — translation MNGLLLINKPAGMTSHDVVSRVRYLLKTKEVGHSGTLDPMATGLMVLLIGEATKLSSYVTEGDKSYAVGIRPGVTTDTLDITGQILAEKQVQCSEGQIQELALSLVGEFQLPIPMFSAKKVDGKKLYEYAREGVQIEQPQKKMAFWNVTHQEPLKFHLHCSKGSFIRSWVQLLGDRMGCGAAMASLERTSSHQYNLTEAMTLAELASMEAQEVSRKLVPLDKALKGVKSIRVKGQDAVLMKNGQISHSLRSQLISRFNPDQDEIIQILPEEKGRLLALVGLEKQQGFKIKRVFNC, via the coding sequence TTGAACGGATTATTACTTATAAACAAGCCGGCAGGGATGACCAGTCACGATGTGGTCAGTCGTGTTCGCTATCTATTAAAAACTAAAGAAGTAGGGCACTCGGGAACTTTAGACCCTATGGCAACGGGCCTGATGGTTTTACTTATTGGTGAAGCCACTAAGCTTAGCTCTTATGTCACTGAAGGTGATAAATCCTATGCCGTAGGTATTCGTCCTGGGGTGACTACAGATACATTAGACATTACAGGTCAGATTTTAGCTGAAAAACAAGTGCAGTGTTCAGAGGGGCAGATTCAAGAGTTAGCACTGTCGTTGGTGGGTGAGTTTCAACTTCCTATTCCGATGTTTTCTGCAAAAAAAGTAGATGGTAAAAAGCTGTACGAGTATGCCCGTGAAGGCGTGCAGATCGAGCAACCTCAAAAGAAGATGGCTTTCTGGAATGTGACTCACCAAGAGCCCTTAAAGTTTCACTTACACTGTTCTAAAGGTAGTTTTATTCGTTCATGGGTTCAGCTTTTAGGTGATCGCATGGGGTGTGGGGCAGCCATGGCCAGCTTGGAAAGAACTTCATCTCACCAGTACAACTTAACAGAAGCGATGACTTTAGCTGAGCTAGCCTCTATGGAAGCCCAAGAAGTAAGCAGAAAATTGGTCCCTTTGGATAAGGCTCTTAAAGGTGTGAAGTCTATTCGGGTAAAAGGTCAGGATGCTGTTTTGATGAAAAATGGTCAAATCAGTCACTCATTACGATCACAGTTGATTTCGCGCTTCAATCCAGATCAAGATGAAATCATTCAAATCTTACCCGAAGAAAAGGGTCGCTTGCTGGCCTTAGTAGGGCTTGAAAAACAGCAGGGCTTTAAAATTAAAAGAGTCTTTAACTGTTGA